From Rattus rattus isolate New Zealand chromosome 17, Rrattus_CSIRO_v1, whole genome shotgun sequence, the proteins below share one genomic window:
- the LOC116886472 gene encoding transcription factor BTF3-like: MNQEKLAKLQAQVRNGGTGTAHRKKKVVPRTATADDKQTQLSLKKLGVSNISGIEEVNMFTNQGTVVHFNNSKVQASLAANTFPITGRAETKWLTEMLPSILSQLAADSLTSLRRPAEALPEQSVDGKAPLAPREGADDEVPDLVENSDEASKNKAN; encoded by the exons ATGAACCAGGAAAAACTCGCCAAACTGCAGGCACAAGTGCGCAATGGTGGGACAGGAACTGCTCATAGAAAGAAGAAGGTGGTTCCCAGAACAGCCACAGCAGacgataaacaaa cgcAGCTCTCCTTAAAGAAGTTAGGGGTAAGCAATATCTCTGGTATTGAAGAGGTGAACATGTTTACAAACCAAGGAACAGTGGTCCATTTTAACAACTCTAAAGTTCAGGCGTctctggcagcaaacaccttcccCATTACTGGACGCGCCGAGACAAAGTGGCTGACAGAAatgcttcccagcatcctcagccaGCTCGCTGCAGACAGTCTGACTAGTTTAAGGAGACCGGCGGAAGCTCTGCCCGAACAATCTGTGGATGGAAAAGCACCACTTGCTCCTAGAGAGGGGGCGGATGATGAAGTTCCAGATCTGGTGGAGAATTCTGATGAGGCTTCTAAGAACAAGGCAAACTGA